CCATGGCCGGCAGGGTGAAGTAGAGGACCAGGAAGATGAAGGAGAGGTTCATGAGGAGTTCCTTCGCCCCGCTGGCCACGGACACCTGCTGAACCGCGGGAGCGTCGACCGAGCGCGGGGCATCGCGAAGGAGAACAACCAGTGGCAGAGCATAGAGCATTCCGAAGATGCCGCAGCCGTCAAAGGCGAACCGCCAGCCGAGGTTGGGGGCGTCGGCCACATAGCCTCCGAAGCCGCCCACAATCTGCCCGACGTAGATTGCCATCTGGTGCACCGCCACGGCCCGTGAGCGGGTCCGGCCGGTGTGATAGCTCACAATGAGGGCCAGTGCGGCCGGGATGTAGAACGCCTCGCTGATGCCCATGAGCGAGCGGGCGACGAGCAGTTCGTTATAGGTCGATGCGTGGCCAGTCCACCAAGTGACCGCCGACCACACGAAGAGGCTGCCGCAGATGGTGAACCGCCGACTGAACCGATCCGCGATGTAGCCGCCGATCGGGCTGAGAAAAGCGTAGACCCACTTGAACTGGCCGAGCATGATGCCCCAGTTCGCCTCGCTGCCGATGCTGGGGATGTCGGACATCACCGAGAACTTCATGGTCGCGAGCATCTGGCGATCCAGGTAGTTCAACAGGGCGACCGGCCAGAGCAGGAGAACAACCAGCCAGGCAGTACGAACAAACCAGGGGCGAGCGTCGGTCACGGTACAGCTACTCCCAAGATCGGCGGATCATGCACAGTTCGCCAAGTTGTCCGCCGCCCCTCCGGAGCGGAGAACAAGCGGGACAAGGCGACCAGGGGTTTCGAGGGTCAGCGACAACCTGGGCGGCCAGGCTCGCCGCCAATTCGCGTGCAGGAGCCGGACATGAACCCAAGCCACTTCAGCCGCCTTTCCCGCCGAAGACGGACCCCCAGGCCGGTCGTTCGACCACCGGTTCACCGTGGGCCGTCTGCCACCCTGCTCATGCCCACGGCCCGTTTCAGAGGGCTTCACGTCCCCTTCCGACCACCCGAGCTGCCATGCGCCGGGTGCGTCACTTACCCGCCGGCAGATTCATCCTGCAGAGCTCCGGCGACAGGCCCCCTTCGAACGCTCGCAGGCGGAAAGCGTATGTGTACGGATCCGGCTTGATGCGGTACTCCTCGTGCGGCAGAGCGCCCCAACTATCGTCGCCGCCGACACCCATCTGCTTGAGGTCCAGATTCAGAGTCACGAAGTCGCGGCGGGTGATCTGGTAGGGATGCTCCGGGCCTTCCAGGTCGTCGGTGGTGAACGGCAAGGCGTTCACGCTCAGCAGCGGCATACCGACGGCCAGCAGGCCGATGCCGTTGGGGCCGGTCAAGGCCGTCCAGCGAACATCGGTCTTGTTGCCCGACTCGCCCGGTTCGCTGTAGTTGACGCAGAACTGGTCCTCGATCTTGCCGGAGTAGAGACCGATGCGGGCGTCGTTGCGATCGCTGTAGGTCTCCTGCGGACCGGCACCGAACCAGGCGATGGTATCGAAGCCGTTGAGAGCCACCTGCATGCCGATACGCGGCATGTCGGGCAACCTGGCGTGACCAGGCTCGAAGCTCGGCTGCACGAGCAGATCGCCGCTGCCGAAGAAACGATACTTGATCTGGAATGCGGACTTCACATCGGGCAGATCGCCCTCGGCCACCAGTTCGATAAACTTGGCCGCGAGCGTGCCGGACGCAGCCGATGTGCCAACCTCAGTCTTCTTCAACCGCCAGTTTTTGCCAGCATTGCGCCAGACACCCAGGCGGCCGGCCATGTTGCTGCCACGATCGTTGTCGATCGGGGCCCGCCAGAAATGCGGGCGAAGCGGCCCACGGATCAGCTCCGTGCCCTTGAAGGTCCAGGAGGTGATCAGGCCGTCCTCGATCGTCCACGTCGAGTCACCGGCGGTAATCTTCTGGCCCGACTCGCCTGAGACGACCTTCACCTCGGGCATCCGGGCAAGCTCGAGGGTCCTGGCCGGTGCCTCGATCGGCAGCTTGAACTGCAGCCAGGCGACCTCGTGGCCCTTGTCGGCCCAGGGCTTGGCGTCCTTCAGCGTAAACGAGAGATCGAGGAAGTACTCGACGCCGGGTTCGGGCGTGATCGGCTTGAAGGGGACCCGGACCTTCTGGCTCTCGCGCGGGGCGAGGGTCAGATCGAGCTTGCCGCTCTGGACAGTCTTGTCGTCGGCCTTGATCTGCCAGGTGCACTCGGCGATGTCCTGTAGGTGGGTAAAGTCGTACCAGTTCTT
The DNA window shown above is from Phycisphaerae bacterium and carries:
- a CDS encoding MFS transporter, giving the protein MLATMKFSVMSDIPSIGSEANWGIMLGQFKWVYAFLSPIGGYIADRFSRRFTICGSLFVWSAVTWWTGHASTYNELLVARSLMGISEAFYIPAALALIVSYHTGRTRSRAVAVHQMAIYVGQIVGGFGGYVADAPNLGWRFAFDGCGIFGMLYALPLVVLLRDAPRSVDAPAVQQVSVASGAKELLMNLSFIFLVLYFTLPAMAGWVVRDWMPAILKQQFNIGQGKAGISATLYWQVAAIIGVLIGGWLADRWMQRQRRGRIFVSALGMCMIIPAIFGVGNAGSLGVAVAFLMLFGFGWGFFDCNNMPILCQIVRPELRATGYGIMNLVSISCGGVADWAFGTMRDRQMPLNEIFGIFASAAVVSVVLVLLIRPKEDLIRSVEGSGSPRIH